GAATTGCCCATCGCCTTCGAAATCACGCTACGGATCAGGCCGTCGTTGATCTGCGGATGGGTCTCGTTCCAGTCGGTTTCCATCACGCCCTTGTCGCGCTGGTCGACGACGAGCAGGAAGCCTTGCTCCTGCCAGAAACGGCGGACCTGCGGCCAGATGTCGGCGGGCTTCCTGCCGTCGATCACGAGCCAGCTCTCGGTACCGTCGCGCTGGATATGCATGCCGGTCACGGCCGGGGCGACGGTGTCCGTCGAGGGCGCGGTGTGCTGGACCTGTTGGAGCGCGGACAGGGAAGTCGCGCCACCCTGCGGCGGCAGCGAACGCTGATCGGCCGTCTCGTCGAGCATGTTGGGCGGCACTGCGAGCGACGCTTCCTTCGATTTCGAATCGCTCTTGTAGTCCACTTTCGTGGGCGACGACGTACCGCAACCGGCGACGAGCGCGCCGGTGGCGAGCACTGCAGCGAACCGCATGGTAAGACGAAGATCAGTCATGTTCGGGGAATCCTCTTCCGCTAAATCACGGCGCTTTCCGTGGATCAACCTTGCATTTTACCGGGGCCGCGCCGCGATGTGCAAAAAAGCGACGGGCAAGAAAAAACCCGCGTCAGCCTGAACTGACGCGGGTTCTTGTCTGGTCGGGGCGAGAGGATTTGAACCTCCGACCACCTGCACCCCATGCAGGTACGCTACCAGGCTGCGCTACGCCCCGAAAGAAAAAAATTATAACAGACAGTTCGCCGATTTAGAACGGGTCGCATGCATTTTGTGAATATTCCTGTGAAATTTTTCGGCCGGCCGGCCGCACAACCCGACCCGTATGCACCCGCGGCGCTAGCACCGTGCATGCCCGCCTAATCGAAAAGGACGATGGCCGTTTCGCCACGGATCGTTACCGTGCGGTTGCCCTGCGCGAGATCGATTCGCAGGCGCAGCGCCCGACCGCATGCCGATCGAGACGGCACGTCCCCGCTCCGTCCGCCGCACCGACATGCCGGCGGCGGTCTCGGTCGCGATTGCGGTCAGGACTTCCTGTAACGGTCTCCGACAAAGGCCAGTGAATGAACCAGAAAAACGAAATTTCCCGCCGACATTTTCTCCGGCTGGGTGCAGGCACGATAGGCATGGCGCTGGGCAGCGCGTCGTTGCTGTCCGCGTGCGGCGGCGACTCGATCTCGGTCGCAACGGTCACGACACCCAGGCTCGGCACGGCAGCCAACTTTCGCGATACGGCAGGACCGGACGGAACGGGCTACGCGACGGCAAGCGGCGCAGCGATGAAAAAAGGCGTGATCTACCGCTCCCCCGCGCTCGCGTTGTCCGCTGCCGACCTCGCAACCGTCAATACGCTCGGTATCACGCAGGTTTGCGATCTGCGTACGACCTCTGAAATCCAGACGCAGCCGGATGTGACATTGAACGGCGCCACGTGGCAGAACCTCAACGTGCTCGGCGTCGCCAATCTCGGGCCGCTTCCGACCACCGGCGCCACCGCGACGGCGTTCATGCAAAGCATGTACCGCGCGTTCGTCACGTCGGAAACGGCGCGGACGAGCTACCACGCACTATTCGCGGGCTTTGCCGCGTCCGGCGGCAACCTGGTGTTCCACTGCACGGCCGGCAAGGATCGCACCGGTTGGGCGACGGCCATTCTGCACACGATCCTGGGTGTGCCCCAGCAGACGATTCTCGCCGACTACCTGCTGACCAACGTCTATAGCGCGTCCGAAATCGCCGCGTCCGTTGCACACGCGCAAAAGGCCGGCGGACAGGATGCGGCCGACATGATGGCCGCGCTGCAGGGGGCGCAAGCCGCCTACTTGCAGACAGCACTCGATCAGGTCACGACGTCGTACGGATCGATGGCGTCGTACATCAGCAATGGCCTGCAGCTCGACCAGGCAACGCTGAATTCGATCCGGCAGCGCATGCTGGTCTGAACGGCCCGGCGAGCGGCGATGGCACTATCGCGGCCCCGCCGCGGTCGCCCCGGATCGGCGACGATGTCGCTCCTCGCACGAAACCCGCGCGAACCGGGACTGACGCGGGTTTGCCGATCCGGCCGCCGATGCCGCCTCCGCTTCGACTGAAACCAAACGACCGTTTGATCTTGTCGCCCCGCCGCCGCGAATCCGTTGTCCCGTCTCCCGCCGGCCGGTCTTGCGCCGACTCCCGCTGTTTGGTAACGCCGCTCTAGCACGCTATGACACACTGCACGGCATCGACACCCGCGCCGTGCATTGGCCGTGCGCGCGCGTCGATCACGACAAGACATGGAGACAGACGATGCGGAATGCGGTCCGGCGCGGCCATCGCTCGCCTTTGGCAATTTTCGACTGGAGATCCGGCCCGCGACGCGCGGCCGCGTCGGTTTCACTCGGCACCTCCCGTGCGCTCGGCTGCAGTGCACTTGCGCTCGCGCTGCTCTGCACCGGCTGCGCGGAACCGGCCGCGCAGCGCGACGGCAACGCGTCGATCGCATCGACGAAGATCGAACGCGCAAAGGCGGAACGCCTCGCCCATGAACAGCAGATCGCACGCGCCGTGCCGTCGCTCGCGTCGATCAGCCTCACGCAACCGCGTCCGTTCACGCTGCGCGACTCGGGGCAGAACGGCGCGATGACGTTCCTGCGCGACGTCGATTTCCGCATCGTCAACAACCTCGGCTTCTTCATCCACCAGTTGTCCGCGACACTCGTGCCGACGCAGGCCGGCGCGCCGATCGTGTTCGACGATCCGACGAGCTTCGAGATCGACGTGCACAAAGGCGTGGTCACGCTCGACGACGCGAAGCTGACCGCGCTTTTCAACACCTACATCTTCGGCTACCGCAACGCGCCGCTGCGCAAGCTCGCCGTCTCGGCTGGTGACGGGGTGATCCATCTGCAAGGCGAGATGCAGCGCGACGGCTGGGTGCCGTTCTCGCTGACCGGCACGCTCGCGGTCCGCGACGGCAGCCAGCTCGTGTTCCACCCGACCGGCGTGCGCGTGTCGGGCATCAACGCGCAGGCGGTGATGCGCGCAGCCAACGTGAAGATGGCCGATCTGCTGAAGGTCGAGACGCCGATCGCACGACTCGCCGGCGACGACCTCGTGATGTCGGTCGACAAGCTGATGCCGCCGCCGCGGCTGAAGATCAGGATCACCGCGCTGCGCGTGACCCCCGCCGGCCTCGACCTGACGCTCGACGACGGCTCGCACGCCGGCTTCGCGTTGCCCGCGAACGCGCCGCAACAGGCGATGTACATCCGCGGCGGCGACGTGAAATTCATGCGCTCGATGCCGATGAACGCCGACATCCTGATCGGCCCCGTCGATCCGGCGAAGCGCGACCAGAATTTCGTGTTCGACCTGTATCACTATCGCGACCAGGTATCGGCCGGCTATTTCAATTTCGACGAACGCGGCGCGATGGCGATCCGCATGCCGTCGTACGCGGGGCCCGCAAGCGGTGCCCCGCTCGGCAATGCGGCAGCTCGGCTGAACGACAGCTTCCTCGCCGCGCAGCAGAACGTGCTGCGCGACTCGCGCCAGCACTGGGAAGCGTTTGCGCTCGTGGCCGGCGCGCCACAGCCCGGCATGCAGAAAGTCGCGATGCGGCGCACGTCGACCACGCCGTTCAACGAACGCCACGTGTCGAACCGCAACCCGACGATCCATCTGCACAACGTCGACTTCAACCTGTCCGGCGACATCGGCTTCCATGTCGAGGATCTCGACGTCCAGATGATCGCGAAGCGGCCTGGCGAACCCGTCGACCTCGACGATCCGAACCAGTACGACATCCGCATTCTGGGCGGCACGGTCGTCGAATCGTGGAAGGCGATGTCCGCGCTCTTCAACAACTATCTGCTCGACTACTCGCCGCGCTCGCTGAACGACCTGCAATTGAGCGCGGATGGCCAGGACCTGCGTGTCCAGGGCGGCATCAAGCTCTGGAACCATGTGCCCGGCGTGTGGCTGCCGACCGACATGAAGGGCTCGCTCTCGGTGCTCGACGACCGGCACCTAGCATTCAAACCGTCGCAGGTGTCGGTGCTCGGCATCCCGCAGGCGCAGCTACTGCGCTCGCTCGGCATCGAGCTCGCGTCGCTGACGCCGCTGCAGCGCCGCGGCGCGGAACTGCGCGGCGACGCGCTCGTGCTCGACCAGTACACGGTGTTTCCGCCGCCGATCCTGAACGGCAAGCTCGGCCACGCGACGGTCGAACGCGACGGGCTGCGCCTCACGTTCCGGCGAGCCGCCGACGTGCCCGTGCCGAAGCGGCCGCAAATCGACGCGTCGAGCTACATGTGGATGGAGGGCGGCGACATGAAGATGTTCAATGTGCTCGAACTGAACGTGCGCGCGTTGATCCGGAATTCGGCCAAGGCCGGCCCGATGCGTTTCGACCTGTACGGCTACCGCAGCCAGGTCGCGCAGGGTTCGGTGCGGATGCTGCCGGACGGCACGCTCGTCGTCGACATGGGCAAGCCGAATCCGCTCGCAGCGCGCTGACGTGCATCGCCCGCCTGCATGAAAAAAGCCCGGTGGCGCTTCGCCAACCGGGCTCTTTCTGCTATTCGCGCGTCGCGCTCAGTCGTGCTTCAGTCCGTCGATCACATCGAGAAGCGCCTGTCGCAATGCGATCACGTCGACCGCTGCACCCGGCTTGCCCGGCGCACGCACATCGGCGACCGGCACGTCGGGCTCGACCGGTGCTGCGGCGGCGCGTTCGCCGCCCGGCGAATCGAGCCGGTTGCGCGCCCCGTTGATCGTGAACCCCTGTTCGTACAGCAACTCGCGAATCCGCCGGATCAGCAGCACTTCGTGGTGCTGATAATACCGGCGATTGCCGCGCCGCTTCACCGGCCGCAACTGCGTGAATTCCTGTTCCCAGTAACGCAGCACGTGCGGCTTGACCCCACACAGTTCGCTGACTTCGCCGATCGTGAAGTAGCGCTTCGCGGGAATCGGAGGCAAGACGACTTTCTCAACCGTAGTGGTCATCGTCGGTTAACCGTCGGTAAAGGGTGCGCGGCGGCCGCGCGGAGACCTCAGCGCGCGGAGCCTTACTCCGCGCCGTTTTCGACCAGCGCCTTCAGCTTCTGGCTCGCGTGGAAGGTTACCACCCGGCGGGCCGCGATCGGGATCGCCTCGCCCGTCTTCGGATTACGACCCGGACGCTGCGGCTTGTCGCGCAGCTGGAAGTTGCCGAACCCCGACAGCTTGACGCTCTCACCGTTTTCGAGGGCGTCGCGGATCACTTCGAAAAACGCCTCGACCATGTCCTTCGCTTCACGCTTGTTCAGCCCGACGCTGTCGAACAGCAGCTCCGCCAGTTCCGCTTTCGTCAGCGTCGGCGTCTCGGTGGACGCCGGCGCCGAAGCGTCGCGGTTCATGGCGCTGCGTTGCGCCGTCAGGAGGGCTTCGAATTCACTCGAGGTCATGTCGTTCATATCTGCCATACAGCGCGTTAAACCAAAACTTACGATGGGGAAAAGCCACCCGCGAACGGGCGGCCCCTCTCCTTAGCCGCGCAGGCGCGCACCAGCACGAGCCATCCGCTCGACCAGCGTCTGGATCGCCTGATCGACGACCTCGTCCTGTAGCGTGCCAGCCGCATCCTGCAGCGTCACGCGGAAGGCAAGGCTCTTCTCGTGCGCGGCAAGACCACCGGAAGTATTTGATTTTGCACGAAATTCGTCGAAGAGTACAACCTTCTGAACGAATCGGCAGGCGTCCTCGGCCAGCGCCTTCTTCATTTCATCGAAAAGTGCCTGAACCTCGACCGCTTGATCGACCACGACGGCGATATCGCGACGCACCGGCGGGAATTTCGACACGTCGGTCGGTGCCGGCAGCGCACGCGCGATCAGCGCGTCGGCGTCGATTTCGAACATCACCGGTGCATGCGGCAGCTCGTACTTCTGCATCAGGCGCGGATGCAGCTCGCCGATCCAGCCGACTGCGCGGCCATCGACTTCGATGCGTGCGCTGCGGCCCGGATGGAGGGCCGGATGCTCGGCCTTCACGAAACGCGCGGCGGCCGGCGCGAGCAGCGCCTCGAGATCGCCCTTCACGTCGAAGAAATCGACCGCACGGGTTGCCACGCCCCACTGCTCGTCGACCGCCGGGCCGTACGCGAGCGCGCCGACCCGCTTCGGCTGCGTGTAGCCTTCGACGGTCAGTTCGCCAGCCTTCACCGACGGATCGGCGAGGAACACACGGCCCGTTTCGAACACGCGCACGCGATCCGCGCGACGGTTCAGGTTGTGGCGCAGCACCGAGATCAGGCTGCCGAACAACGTCGTGCGCATCACCGACAGCTGGCTCGCGATCGGGTTCAGCAGGCGGATCGGGTTGTCGTTGCCGGCGAAGTCGTGCTCCCACTCCGCATCGACGAAGCTGAAGTTGACCGTTTCCGCATAGTCGCGTGCCGCCAGCGCATGACGGATGTCATGGATCGAACGCTGCGTCTCGTTGGTCGCGCGCATCTCGCTCGTCGCGACCGGCGGACGCGCCGGAATCTTCTCGAAGCCGTAAATGCGCGCGACTTCCTCGATCAGGTCTTCCTCGATCTCGATGTCGAAGCGGTGCGACGGCGGCGTGAC
This window of the Burkholderia cepacia GG4 genome carries:
- a CDS encoding tyrosine-protein phosphatase, which gives rise to MALGSASLLSACGGDSISVATVTTPRLGTAANFRDTAGPDGTGYATASGAAMKKGVIYRSPALALSAADLATVNTLGITQVCDLRTTSEIQTQPDVTLNGATWQNLNVLGVANLGPLPTTGATATAFMQSMYRAFVTSETARTSYHALFAGFAASGGNLVFHCTAGKDRTGWATAILHTILGVPQQTILADYLLTNVYSASEIAASVAHAQKAGGQDAADMMAALQGAQAAYLQTALDQVTTSYGSMASYISNGLQLDQATLNSIRQRMLV
- a CDS encoding MerR family transcriptional regulator; the encoded protein is MTTTVEKVVLPPIPAKRYFTIGEVSELCGVKPHVLRYWEQEFTQLRPVKRRGNRRYYQHHEVLLIRRIRELLYEQGFTINGARNRLDSPGGERAAAAPVEPDVPVADVRAPGKPGAAVDVIALRQALLDVIDGLKHD
- a CDS encoding integration host factor subunit alpha is translated as MNDMTSSEFEALLTAQRSAMNRDASAPASTETPTLTKAELAELLFDSVGLNKREAKDMVEAFFEVIRDALENGESVKLSGFGNFQLRDKPQRPGRNPKTGEAIPIAARRVVTFHASQKLKALVENGAE